Proteins encoded in a region of the Deinococcus hopiensis KR-140 genome:
- a CDS encoding M28 family metallopeptidase yields MRGVNVVAFKWGVTRPEIVFGSRLDSVFRSPGANDNLSGTAAVVELARRAVHTPLAQRSFFALFDGEEDGLRGSRTFVQENPALVQGLKTMFNFDMVGVNAAPLRVTGERQLVDTPRQAAQIAGSSPDQGSDQVPFAQAGIPTLFFHRGLDANYHQPTDALANPELIRATVGATLKTAGAALKPTSTGR; encoded by the coding sequence GTGCGCGGTGTCAACGTGGTGGCGTTCAAGTGGGGTGTCACCCGCCCGGAAATTGTGTTTGGGAGTCGCCTGGACTCGGTGTTCCGTTCTCCTGGTGCCAACGACAATCTGTCGGGTACCGCTGCCGTGGTCGAACTTGCCCGCCGTGCGGTCCACACCCCACTTGCCCAGCGGAGCTTCTTCGCGCTGTTCGACGGAGAGGAGGACGGCCTCCGTGGCTCACGCACTTTTGTTCAGGAGAACCCAGCGCTGGTGCAGGGACTGAAGACCATGTTCAACTTCGACATGGTCGGGGTGAATGCCGCACCACTCCGTGTGACGGGCGAACGCCAGCTCGTCGACACCCCACGGCAGGCCGCGCAGATTGCTGGCTCCTCCCCAGACCAGGGCAGCGACCAGGTGCCTTTTGCACAGGCGGGTATTCCCACACTGTTCTTCCACCGGGGGCTGGACGCCAACTATCACCAGCCGACGGATGCGCTGGCCAACCCGGAACTCATTCGGGCTACGGTAGGAGCCACATTGAAGACCGCCGGCGCTGCGTTGAA